In Solanum stenotomum isolate F172 chromosome 6, ASM1918654v1, whole genome shotgun sequence, one DNA window encodes the following:
- the LOC125868007 gene encoding probable serine/threonine-protein kinase PBL25: MSCLPCFKKKAESPEDEVPVAQSKGISTTPPNPAEPFHKGDNVNSNAKTYTFRELASATKNFKQECLIGEGGFGRVFKGTLQGGEIVAVKQLDRSGTQGNQEFLVEVSKLTLLKHQNLVNLIGYCADGDQRILVYEYMPMGCLNDHLLDLKEDKKPLGWLSRMKIALGAANGLEYLHETANPPIIYRDLKGTNILLDKDFNPRLSDYGLAKLAGGGSKTNMSPMMMGTGYCAPEFEKNGEHTLKSDVYCFGIVLLELITGRRAVDTTRPANEQNLVAWAQPYFKDPKKFPELADPRLGKSFPVKGLNQAVGVTAMCLQDEPMVRPLIGDVVAALTFLTMPQPDDPIPSSPPAPTPTSNIEKSSPNNEDQESSENEDQGFSDDEDQDYSDDEYEDSESDQQNDEKVHDKQRSQKVSDKRKSQKVRDSQEDEKASSEYGYGSASGSSEYEDSGDDEQQNETAKSAKYSSHSRHKSKVKSRAKSNNSGSSS; the protein is encoded by the exons ATGAGTTGCCTCCCCTGCTTCAAGAAAAAAGCCGAATCGCCGGAGGACGAGGTGCCGGTCGCTCAATCTAAAGGAATCTCAACCACCCCACCAAATCCTG CTGAACCATTTCACAAAGGCGACAATGTAAACAGCAATGCTAAGACTTACACATTCCGCGAGCTCGCGAGTgcaacaaaaaatttcaagcAAGAATGCCTGATAGGTGAAGGTGGATTTGGAAGAGTGTTCAAGGGAACACTTCAAGGTGGAGAG ATTGTGGCAGTGAAGCAACTAGACAGAAGTGGAACACAAGGaaaccaagagttccttgttgAGGTCTCAAAGTTGACTCTCCTTAAGCACCAAAATCTGGTCAATCTCATTGGATATTGTGCTGATGGTGATCAGAGGATTTTGGTCTATGAATATATGCCAATGGGTTGCCTAAACGATCATCTGCTTG ATCTCAAAGAGGATAAAAAGCCACTAGGTTGGCTATCCAGAATGAAGATAGCTTTAGGTGCTGCTAATGGACTCGAGTATCTACACGAAACGGCCAACCCGCCAATAATTTATCGCGATTTGAAAGGCACAAACATTCTATTGGATAAAGATTTTAATCCTAGACTTTCAGATTATGGTCTTGCTAAGCTTGCAGGTGGAGGGAGTAAGACAAACATGTCACCGATGATGATGGGAACTGGTTATTGTGCTCCGgagtttgaaaaaaatggtgaacACACTTTGAAGTCAGATGTATATTGTTTTGGAATTGTTTTGCTTGAACTTATAACAGGGCGTCGAGCAGTGGATACTACAAGGCCAGCAAATGAGCAAAACTTAGTTGCTTGG GCACAACCCTATTTCAAGGATCCAAAGAAGTTCCCTGAATTGGCAGATCCGCGTCTCGGGAAGAGTTTCCCTGTCAAAGGTTTAAATCAAGCAGTTGGGGTTACAGCAATGTGTCTTCAAGACGAACCAATGGTTCGTCCTTTGATTGGTGATGTTGTGGCTGCTCTTACTTTTCTTACAATGCCCCAACCAGATGACCCTATTCCCAGTTCACCTCCCGCTCCAACCCCAACGTCAAATATTGAAAAGTCAAGTCCAAATAATGAAGATCAAGAGAGTTCCGAAAACGAGGACCAAGGTTTTTCAGATGATGAGGATCAAGATTATTCTGATGATGAGTATGAAGATAGTGAGAGTGACCaacaaaatgatgaaaaagtCCATGACAAACAACGCTCTCAAAAAGTTAGTGACAAACGGAAGTCTCAAAAAGTTCGTGACAGTCAAGAGGATGAGAAAGCAAGTTCAGAATATGGATATGGAAGTGCATCGGGATCTTCAGAATATGAGGACAGTGGAGATGATGAACAACAAAATGAAACAGCAAAATCTGCAAAATACTCTTCGCATTCAAGACATAAAAGCAAGGTGAAATCTCGCGCTAAAAGTAACAACTCAGGTTCAAGTAGCTGA
- the LOC125868130 gene encoding protein RESISTANCE TO PHYTOPHTHORA 1, chloroplastic, with protein sequence MNSAPTMSASVLNYQILKFFPPQKNGFLKSPLIRGKSCRFCVSASSNELNKQVIEDPKEEIQEKSDGVIVNSTEEEEERSGENSTSTGASTVLDNKELKKAVLKTASTFAPRASTATKNPAKPGTVLYTVFEVQAYASMLIGGALSFNLIFPSTEPDIWRLMGMWSIWMFTIPSLRARDCSKDEKEALNYLFLLVPLLNVAIPFFLKSFAVVWSADTVAFLGMYAWKLGWLQKER encoded by the exons ATGAATTCAGCTCCAACAATGTCAGCATCAGTTTTAAACTACCAAATCTTGAAATTTTTTCCACCCCAGAAAAATGGGTTCTTGAAATCTCCATTGATTAGAGGAAAAAGTTGCAGATTTTGTGTTTCTGCAAGTTCAAATGAGTTGAATAAGCAAGTAATTGAAGACCCAAAAGaggaaattcaagaaaaaagtGATGGGGTTATTGTTAATAGTACTGAGGAGGAGGAAGAAAGAAGTGGGGAAAATTCTACTTCTACTGGTGCTAGTACTGTTCTTGATAATAAGGAACTCAAAAAG GCTGTCCTAAAGACTGCTTCAACCTTTGCACCAAGGGCTTCCACTGCTACGAAAAACCCTGCGAAACCTGGAACTGTTTTATACACTGTTTTTGAAGTGCAAGCCTATGCTTCAATGTTGATAGGTGGAGCTCTGTCCTTCAATCTCATATTTCCGTCAACTGAACCTGACATCTGGAGACTAATGGGAATGTGGTCCATATGGATGTTTA CTATACCTTCCCTTCGGGCTCGAGACTGCTCGAAGGATGAGAAAGAAGCTCTCAATTATCTTTTTCTCCTCGTTCCCTTGCTTAATGTTGCAATCCCGTTCTTCTTGAAGTCATTTGCTGTCGTTTGGTCAGCAGATACTGTAGCATTTCTGGGGATGTATGCTTGGaag CTCGGATGGCTACAGAAAGAGCGATGA